A portion of the Malania oleifera isolate guangnan ecotype guangnan chromosome 3, ASM2987363v1, whole genome shotgun sequence genome contains these proteins:
- the LOC131151504 gene encoding aspartyl protease family protein At5g10770-like — MNEQERISDIKAHGEQHEDEEVEEDKKEEQLEDIPVIHIEVKEGLPIGTVDATKDEDDGGEDLSFLKDVKVVDDGEVVVTIATESKIGAEADEQDGEQEQHGAGRERCGNKSNAKIIPVMQKIGISEIIHCVREDGACFQANKSKVGPPTRTLAQRRLKQDGYRVVDAIHSSHELISSDWRTSTTTLPLKVQAISMDAVGYTVNVGLGTPPKSLALYIDTASDLTWTQCKPCARHCYDQPDPIFDPSNSTSYTNISCTSPLCFNLSAVAPTGCYMNSTCSYKLSYGDGTYSYGLFTKDTLTLTQFNVIKGFQFGCGYDNWLPYPNERIDGILGLGPRQVSIVSQTANNYGKVFSYCFPSSPCSTGYLTFGIAASLRSCSVKYTPMLQKHYVVELVAISVCGQKLPIKASVFSSVDTIVDSGTDFSMLPATAYAALRSAFQQRMIEYPRTQNFSDFDTCYNLSNYDHVSIPKISLFFGGNVELNIHPSGIITAQNKTQVCLAFYDNTDYANLTVIGNFQQKAHTVVYDIANERLGFAQYNFTLYVTTSMKVNSSRISKLPQLGGELKVKKWINIFGEKWVNTWSNSHH; from the exons ATGAATGAACAGGAAAGGATTTCAGATATCAAAGCACACGGTGAGCAGCATGAAGATGAG GAAGTGGAAGAAGACAAAAAAGAAGAACAATTGGaagatatacctgtcatacacatTGAAGTTAAGGAAGGACTACCAATAGGAACAGTTGATGCAACCAAAGATGAAGATGATGGAGGTGAAG ACTTGTCTTTCTTGAAAGATGTTAAAGTAGTTGATGATGGTGAAGTAGTTGTAACCATAGCAACAGAATCAAAAATTGGAGCAGAAGCTGAT GAACAAGATGGTGAACAAGAGCAACACGGAGCTGGACG TGAGAGGTGTGGTAACAAGAGCAATGCCAAGATTATCCCCGTGATGCAGAAAATAGGGATTAGTGAAATCATCCACT GTGTTCGTGAGGATGGAGCATGCTTTCAAGCAAACAAAAGTAAAGTAGGCCCTCCCACTCGTACTCTCGCCCAAAGGCGTCTCAAACAAGATGGATATCGAGTCGTCGACGCAATTCACTCGAGCCATGAGTTGATCTCCTCAGACTGGCGAACATCAACAACCACCCTCCCTTTAAAGGTCCAAGCAATATCGATGGACGCAGTCGGCTATACTGTGAATGTGGGTTTGGGAACGCCACCCAAATCTCTTGCCCTCTACATAGACACAGCTAGCGATCTCACTTGGACACAATGCAAGCCCTGCGCTCGACATTGTTATGATCAGCCAGATCCCATCTTTGATCCTTCCAACTCCACCTCTTACACCAACATTAGTTGCACTTCACCATTGTGCTTTAACCTCTCCGCCGTTGCTCCTACCGGCTGTTACATGAATTCCACATGCAGCTATAAATTGTCGTACGGTGACGGAACCTATTCGTATGGATTATTCACAAAGGACACACTGACCTTGACACAATTTAATGTGATTAAAGGCTTTCAATTTGGGTGCGGCTATGATAATTGGTTACCATATCCTAATGAACGAATAGATGGAATTCTTGGACTCGGTCCGAGGCAAGTATCCATTGTTTCACAGACCGCCAATAACTATGGAAAGGTTTTCTCCTACTGCTTTCCATCTTCGCCTTGCTCCACCGGCTACCTAACCTTTGGAATCGCTGCTTCTCTTCGTTCTTGTTCTGTAAAATACACGCCGATGTTACAGAAACATTATGTCGTTGAGTTAGTAGCGATAAGCGTCTGCGGACAGAAATTACCCATTAAAGCATCGGTGTTTTCGAGCGTAGACACCATTGTAGATTCTGGAACTGATTTCAGTATGTTGCCTGCAACAGCATACGCTGCCCTTCGATCAGCTTTCCAACAACGAATGATAGAGTATCCGAGGACACAGAACTTTTCAGATTTCGATACGTGCTATAACCTCAGCAATTACGACCATGTAAGCATACCCAAGATTAGTCTATTCTTTGGTGGCAACGTTGAACTAAATATACATCCATCTGGAATCATCACGGCACAAAACAAGACCCAGGTGTGCTTGGCCTTTTATGATAATACTGATTACGCAAATTTGACTGTCATTGGAAATTTTCAACAAAAAGCACATACCGTAGTCTACGATATTGCCAATGAGAGGCTCGGGTTTG CTCAATACAACTTTACTTTATATGTCACAACGTCCATGAAGGTCAATTCCAGTCGAATCTCCAAATTACCTCAATTGGGTGGTGAACTCAAAGTCAAGAAATGGATTAATATATTTGGTGAGAAATGGGTCAATACATGGTCCAATAGTCAccactaa